One Romeriopsis navalis LEGE 11480 genomic region harbors:
- a CDS encoding class I SAM-dependent methyltransferase yields MAVRKDTIFEQVLAPIFRNFLIDQNALRAFYESKDWKTEADRLTNPQVDYPRYYQRQNFHGIENGYLSVEAAISYDPITQYALPPNESWVRQGLIDAIQVQPMRILDLGCGTGSMALMLKQKFPQAEVVGMDLSPYMLVVAEHRAAADNRAITLRHGQAEATGFPDGNFDLVTIGLLLHETPAAISQAILQEAYRLLRTGGEVLVLDGNQKILRQSNWLTNIFEEPYINDYANGSVEAWLGAAGFGAVQSQDIWLLNTLTRGVKGISNTVQKPLFADLEARDNGVWAAG; encoded by the coding sequence ATGGCAGTCCGAAAAGACACGATTTTCGAGCAAGTTCTCGCCCCCATTTTCCGGAATTTTCTGATTGATCAAAATGCCCTACGGGCCTTTTATGAAAGCAAGGACTGGAAAACCGAGGCCGATCGATTAACCAATCCGCAAGTTGATTACCCGCGCTATTACCAACGCCAAAATTTTCACGGCATCGAAAATGGCTATCTCAGCGTCGAAGCCGCCATCTCCTACGACCCCATTACGCAATATGCGCTGCCACCGAATGAATCCTGGGTTCGCCAAGGCTTAATCGATGCGATTCAAGTTCAGCCCATGCGGATTCTTGACCTTGGCTGTGGCACCGGGTCCATGGCGCTGATGCTAAAACAAAAATTTCCCCAGGCGGAAGTTGTGGGAATGGATCTTTCCCCCTATATGCTTGTCGTTGCGGAGCATCGAGCCGCCGCAGACAATCGCGCCATTACCCTACGCCATGGCCAAGCCGAAGCCACCGGCTTTCCCGATGGCAATTTTGACTTAGTCACGATCGGGTTACTCCTGCATGAAACACCAGCGGCAATCTCCCAGGCAATTCTCCAAGAAGCCTATCGTTTGCTCCGAACCGGGGGTGAAGTTTTAGTACTCGATGGCAATCAGAAAATCCTACGTCAATCAAACTGGCTCACGAATATCTTCGAAGAACCCTATATCAATGACTATGCCAACGGCAGCGTCGAAGCCTGGCTCGGCGCTGCCGGATTTGGGGCCGTTCAATCACAGGATATCTGGCTCTTAAACACGCTAACCCGTGGCGTCAAAGGCATCAGTAACACCGTCCAAAAACCGCTGTTTGCCGATTTAGAAGCTCGCGACAATGGAGTTTGGGCCGCTGGCTAA